The following are from one region of the Paenibacillus bovis genome:
- a CDS encoding LLM class flavin-dependent oxidoreductase — translation MSASDHIQRDEVEFGWFMPTMGDGTSLGRESERKPTLDYLTKVAQTAEQSGFEFVLIPTGGACIDSWVVGSAIIGATKTLKPLVAVRPGLIAPVLTARMAAALDTLSEGRARINIVTGSSPDDLEELGDPLARAHDEKYARTREYLDIIKGVWSEASGLASTEFGSNDAASVQNNKVYFKGDYYEVNGGTSRPATVQKPGLPVYFGGSSPMAKSVGVEYADVFLMWSEPLEMIKEQIAEIQQAQQNYADQHGSVRPLRLGMRAQVLVRDTEEEAWEAARNLIKDIDPETIARAKASFGKTGATGQNRQNQIRDAAAENDFMVGPNLWAGLSNVRSGGALMFVGTPDQVSDRLMEYAEAGVTSFILSSYPHLEEAQIFGDSTLPLFKEKWAQRFASVGR, via the coding sequence ATGTCAGCATCTGATCATATTCAACGGGATGAAGTGGAATTTGGCTGGTTTATGCCTACGATGGGAGATGGAACCAGTCTGGGCCGCGAGTCCGAACGCAAGCCTACGCTCGATTATTTGACCAAAGTAGCCCAGACTGCTGAACAGTCCGGTTTTGAATTTGTTCTGATTCCTACCGGCGGCGCCTGCATCGACTCGTGGGTGGTCGGTTCTGCGATTATCGGGGCGACCAAGACACTCAAACCTCTTGTTGCCGTGAGACCTGGTCTGATTGCTCCGGTGCTGACAGCACGTATGGCCGCTGCGCTGGATACTTTGTCCGAAGGAAGAGCGCGTATCAATATCGTAACCGGTAGCTCTCCAGATGATCTGGAAGAGCTCGGTGATCCGCTGGCACGGGCGCATGACGAAAAATATGCCCGTACACGCGAATATTTGGATATTATCAAAGGAGTATGGTCCGAAGCTTCCGGACTCGCTTCTACTGAATTCGGTTCCAATGATGCTGCTTCTGTTCAAAATAACAAAGTATATTTCAAAGGAGATTATTACGAAGTAAATGGCGGTACCAGCCGCCCGGCGACTGTGCAAAAGCCTGGACTTCCGGTTTACTTTGGCGGCAGCTCTCCTATGGCCAAAAGCGTTGGTGTCGAATATGCCGATGTATTCCTGATGTGGTCCGAACCGCTGGAGATGATCAAGGAACAGATCGCCGAGATCCAGCAAGCCCAGCAAAATTATGCCGATCAGCATGGCAGTGTACGTCCACTTCGTCTGGGTATGCGCGCTCAGGTACTGGTACGTGATACCGAGGAAGAAGCATGGGAAGCCGCACGCAACCTGATCAAGGATATCGACCCGGAGACGATTGCACGCGCCAAAGCTTCTTTTGGCAAAACAGGTGCGACCGGCCAGAACCGCCAGAATCAGATTCGTGATGCGGCAGCAGAGAATGACTTTATGGTCGGACCGAATCTATGGGCTGGACTATCCAATGTACGCTCCGGTGGTGCATTGATGTTTGTCGGTACTCCTGATCAGGTGTCGGATCGACTAATGGAATATGCAGAAGCCGGCGTGACTTCATTTATTCTGTCCAGTTATCCCCATTTGGAAGAAGCCCAAATCTTCGGAGACAGCACACTGCCATTGTTCAAAGAAAAATGGGCGCAGCGTTTTGCTTCGGTAGGTCGTTAA
- a CDS encoding GntR family transcriptional regulator, giving the protein MNTTKFQKLSRPSLRDQVYSTIKQGIITLELAPGQKLNDMELANQFGVSRTPVREALKRLEDEGLVESFPGSITRIALLHEETAAHAFVVVAVLHALAAKLCVSKLTESDYAELEAANQELIEALEQQDAEKAITADDRFHQLFLDRAANPELNAALDGIMPKIRRLEYAKFSQASREHSPADHLKIIAYCREHNEAEAARWMEHNWLSLGQWLAHRQDDVSATSNSSKAAEEL; this is encoded by the coding sequence ATGAATACAACCAAATTTCAAAAACTAAGCCGTCCGTCGTTACGTGATCAGGTCTACAGTACGATCAAGCAAGGGATTATTACATTAGAACTTGCTCCCGGACAAAAATTGAACGATATGGAACTGGCCAACCAGTTTGGCGTAAGCCGTACGCCGGTTCGGGAAGCGCTCAAGCGGCTGGAGGATGAAGGACTGGTAGAGTCGTTCCCCGGTTCAATCACGCGTATAGCCTTATTGCATGAAGAAACAGCTGCGCATGCCTTTGTAGTAGTTGCCGTGCTGCATGCGTTGGCAGCAAAGCTGTGTGTCAGCAAACTGACCGAGAGCGATTATGCCGAGCTGGAAGCAGCCAATCAAGAGCTGATCGAGGCACTGGAGCAGCAGGATGCAGAAAAGGCAATTACAGCTGATGACCGTTTTCACCAGTTGTTCCTGGATCGTGCCGCTAATCCGGAGCTGAATGCTGCACTGGATGGAATTATGCCCAAGATCCGAAGGCTGGAATATGCCAAGTTCAGCCAGGCCAGCCGCGAGCACTCTCCGGCAGATCATCTGAAGATCATAGCGTACTGCCGTGAGCATAACGAAGCCGAAGCTGCCCGCTGGATGGAACATAACTGGCTCAGTCTGGGCCAGTGGCTGGCTCATCGTCAAGATGACGTTTCTGCCACATCCAACTCTTCCAAAGCAGCAGAGGAATTATAA
- a CDS encoding VPS10 domain-containing protein: protein MSEAVREQLQNSKEDQGQTITLKQTTDSTINQRAGGRPDTSEYKIQTRLTDFQLLSASAGVAWGLTRNELRIYVTQSNGKTWDNVSPAKTVSFSEPPVYGSSIFFLNQKNGWVARNANGVGQTLILHTVDGGQNWNVATFNDNGTVLGMYFINEKTGWVMTSTDESNHQKGKAVYRTEDGGDSWTRLMQNAAYVKSAEQTTNELPQSGTLIGMSFRDNKHGFITLEQDGRPSLYTTADSGKTWTASASFLSKEVESCDRITTGKPQFYGTSKTSGWMNIGCVKGTQTSYSGYFTEDGGKTWTHVAYALKPQTGINQTMGPTFLNRKQGWSLIDGIIYTTQDQGHTWKALPANNTLQNTIANYPEMAKLQFFSKDVGWLLVAKNEERRSLLMQTTDGGKSWHVL from the coding sequence ATGAGTGAGGCTGTACGTGAGCAGCTTCAGAATTCCAAAGAAGATCAGGGTCAGACCATTACCCTCAAACAAACAACAGATTCAACCATAAATCAGCGTGCAGGCGGAAGACCTGATACGTCGGAATACAAAATTCAGACCAGACTGACCGATTTCCAGCTGCTGAGTGCCAGTGCAGGTGTAGCCTGGGGACTCACTCGTAATGAGCTGCGTATCTATGTTACCCAGAGCAACGGCAAAACCTGGGACAATGTATCTCCTGCCAAAACGGTATCCTTTTCGGAACCGCCGGTATATGGCAGCAGTATTTTCTTTTTAAATCAGAAAAATGGCTGGGTGGCCCGCAATGCCAACGGGGTCGGTCAGACATTGATTTTGCATACGGTAGATGGTGGACAGAACTGGAATGTAGCTACTTTTAATGATAATGGCACTGTGCTGGGCATGTACTTTATTAATGAAAAAACCGGTTGGGTGATGACATCTACCGATGAATCGAATCACCAGAAGGGCAAGGCGGTTTACCGTACAGAAGATGGTGGAGACAGCTGGACCCGGCTGATGCAAAATGCTGCCTATGTCAAGTCGGCAGAGCAGACAACCAATGAGCTGCCACAGAGCGGTACACTGATCGGAATGTCGTTCCGGGATAATAAGCATGGATTTATTACGTTGGAGCAGGATGGCCGGCCCAGTCTCTATACCACTGCAGATAGCGGCAAAACCTGGACAGCCAGCGCCAGCTTCCTCAGCAAGGAAGTAGAGAGTTGTGATCGGATCACAACCGGCAAACCGCAATTTTACGGAACAAGCAAGACGAGTGGATGGATGAATATCGGCTGCGTCAAAGGCACACAGACCAGCTATTCGGGCTATTTTACCGAAGACGGCGGTAAAACGTGGACACATGTGGCTTATGCACTCAAGCCGCAGACAGGAATAAACCAGACCATGGGGCCGACTTTCCTCAACCGCAAGCAGGGATGGTCACTGATTGACGGTATTATATATACGACTCAGGATCAAGGTCATACATGGAAAGCACTCCCGGCAAATAATACTCTACAAAATACGATAGCCAATTATCCGGAAATGGCCAAACTGCAATTTTTCTCCAAGGATGTAGGCTGGTTACTGGTTGCCAAAAACGAAGAACGTCGTTCCCTGCTTATGCAGACAACAGATGGCGGTAAAAGCTGGCATGTACTTTAA
- a CDS encoding DUF3900 domain-containing protein has translation MRFNVQFLSFFVLQVEGKEGQTSKNYKHYQTLDEDEYELSELKNFLHAEFTRTAKRKVEKNPSSEQPPTKIGTFLVEPGHELTSNPNFNLFARLRTVDTKEDFKNAGDDLVRSYLDTSSVRGGALIVSQVKMDTHFDDPFVFVMKCDFEKQIARISDERSLISEVEMAISARNMKSIQYPHMPEEGMIEEWELKVHQSSHARYFEDFLKFVTYEQSIPEIVNERVMDYVQTYVEEKWPDASNEDRQREEHDLELWAASDKRDLQEKWEPQQVIEAAERIVEIKPEIEIRVKLGDTSVKGLLADFGFRMHIAKLGDHYAMVIEGESFTFEKGFSPVELLQPDTFENLSKHLIERANQPQERDDDIPY, from the coding sequence ATGCGATTCAATGTGCAATTTCTATCTTTCTTTGTTCTGCAGGTAGAGGGCAAAGAAGGCCAAACTTCCAAAAATTATAAACATTATCAGACACTCGATGAAGACGAATATGAATTGAGTGAACTCAAAAATTTCCTGCATGCCGAATTTACCCGTACAGCCAAGCGCAAAGTAGAGAAAAATCCGTCCAGTGAGCAGCCGCCGACCAAGATCGGAACTTTTCTCGTGGAGCCAGGGCATGAATTGACGAGCAATCCAAATTTCAATCTGTTTGCCCGCCTGCGTACGGTAGACACCAAAGAAGATTTCAAAAATGCCGGTGATGATCTGGTACGCAGCTATCTGGATACCAGCTCTGTACGCGGCGGTGCTCTGATCGTATCTCAGGTGAAGATGGATACCCATTTTGATGATCCATTTGTATTTGTGATGAAGTGCGATTTTGAAAAGCAGATTGCCCGTATTTCCGATGAGCGCAGCCTGATCAGCGAAGTGGAGATGGCGATCAGTGCCCGCAATATGAAATCAATCCAGTATCCGCATATGCCGGAGGAAGGCATGATCGAGGAGTGGGAACTTAAGGTACACCAGTCCTCACATGCCCGCTACTTTGAAGACTTCCTCAAATTCGTTACCTATGAGCAGTCCATTCCCGAGATTGTCAATGAACGTGTAATGGATTATGTGCAGACCTATGTAGAAGAAAAGTGGCCCGATGCGAGTAATGAAGATCGCCAGCGGGAAGAGCATGATTTGGAGCTGTGGGCAGCCAGTGACAAGCGGGATCTGCAGGAGAAATGGGAGCCGCAGCAGGTCATCGAAGCCGCTGAACGCATTGTCGAGATCAAGCCGGAGATCGAGATCCGCGTCAAACTCGGCGATACGAGTGTCAAAGGGCTTCTGGCCGATTTTGGCTTCCGTATGCATATTGCCAAGCTGGGCGATCACTATGCCATGGTGATCGAAGGAGAATCGTTTACTTTTGAGAAAGGATTCTCGCCTGTCGAGCTGCTGCAGCCGGATACATTCGAGAATCTGTCGAAGCATCTGATCGAGCGCGCCAATCAGCCGCAAGAAAGGGATGACGATATTCCTTATTGA
- a CDS encoding L-lactate dehydrogenase, which yields MSESVSKPHRVVVIGTGAVGSTTAYTLLLRNRMSELVFIDANKDKALGEALDMNHGLPFVGGVKLWAGDYSDCKDADIIIIAAGSNQRPGETRIDLLNRNAAIFDDIIKNITKYNDHGILLIATNPVDILSYVSWKKSGWPANRVIGSGTLLDSARFRYLIGKHKEIDPRSIHAHIIGEHGDSELPVWSLANVAGSALAFDEAEQDDIFNSTKNAAYEIINAKGSTSYAIALALDRIVAAILQNEHAVLNVSSLLDDYHGISDVYLGVPSIVGREGIREKLQIPLNEKEEALLRASAAKLKDQISQLNI from the coding sequence ATGTCTGAATCCGTATCCAAACCTCACCGTGTAGTCGTTATCGGCACAGGAGCGGTTGGTTCCACAACCGCTTACACCCTACTTCTCCGCAACCGGATGTCCGAGCTGGTATTTATCGACGCCAATAAGGACAAAGCACTGGGCGAAGCACTTGATATGAATCATGGGCTTCCATTTGTAGGCGGTGTCAAATTATGGGCTGGTGACTATTCTGATTGCAAAGATGCAGATATTATTATCATCGCGGCTGGATCCAATCAGCGTCCAGGTGAGACGCGAATCGATCTACTGAACCGAAATGCCGCCATTTTTGACGACATTATCAAAAACATTACCAAGTACAATGACCACGGGATTCTGCTGATTGCTACCAATCCGGTCGATATTCTCAGCTATGTATCCTGGAAAAAAAGCGGCTGGCCGGCCAATCGGGTTATCGGTTCCGGTACACTGCTCGACAGCGCCCGCTTCCGTTATCTAATCGGCAAACACAAAGAAATCGATCCGCGCAGTATTCATGCCCACATTATCGGTGAGCATGGCGATTCCGAGCTGCCTGTATGGAGTCTAGCCAATGTGGCAGGTTCAGCACTTGCCTTTGACGAAGCCGAGCAGGATGATATTTTCAACAGCACCAAAAATGCCGCTTACGAGATCATCAATGCCAAGGGATCTACTTCCTACGCGATTGCTCTGGCACTGGACCGGATCGTAGCTGCGATTTTACAAAACGAGCATGCTGTACTGAATGTGTCTTCCCTGCTGGATGACTATCACGGTATCTCCGATGTCTATCTCGGCGTACCTTCGATTGTCGGCAGAGAAGGTATCCGCGAGAAACTGCAGATTCCTCTTAATGAAAAAGAAGAAGCATTGCTGCGTGCTTCGGCAGCCAAACTCAAAGACCAAATTTCCCAATTAAATATTTAG
- a CDS encoding multidrug resistance efflux transporter family protein: protein MKTVWLGILAAFFFASSFVLNRSMEVGGGHWIWSSALRYFFMVPLLGILVLARGNLLPVWREIRRQPGRWLVWSTVGFGFFYAPLCASAIYSPAWLTAAGFQTTILAGMLLSPLFFFVRHTPDGPVRERGRIPRSVLLIALMMLLGIGLMQIGQAHNSSMGASWQGIVLILIGAIAYPLGNRKMMEVCDGRLDAFQRTLGMSIASLPFWILLSIIGWLQHGPPTGEQTVQTFLVALFSGVIATVLFFGATDRVRNHPARLAAVEATQSLEVVFTLLGEWMLLGVILTSIGMWVGMILVIGGMIVNAWLSARSN from the coding sequence ATGAAAACGGTATGGCTGGGTATTCTCGCAGCTTTCTTTTTTGCATCGAGCTTTGTGCTGAATCGGTCGATGGAAGTAGGAGGAGGGCACTGGATATGGAGCAGTGCACTGCGCTATTTTTTTATGGTGCCACTGCTGGGTATACTGGTTCTGGCGCGTGGGAATTTATTGCCGGTCTGGCGGGAAATACGCCGTCAGCCTGGGCGATGGCTGGTATGGAGCACCGTAGGATTTGGCTTTTTCTATGCGCCGCTGTGTGCTTCGGCGATCTACTCGCCTGCCTGGCTGACAGCGGCAGGTTTTCAGACGACCATTCTGGCAGGGATGCTGCTGTCACCACTGTTCTTTTTTGTACGTCATACACCGGATGGGCCGGTTCGGGAAAGGGGGCGTATCCCGCGCAGTGTGCTGCTGATTGCACTTATGATGCTATTAGGTATCGGACTGATGCAGATTGGTCAGGCGCATAACAGTTCGATGGGAGCGAGCTGGCAGGGGATTGTGCTAATCCTGATCGGAGCTATCGCTTATCCGCTGGGTAACCGCAAAATGATGGAAGTATGCGACGGCAGACTGGATGCATTTCAGCGCACGCTGGGAATGAGCATTGCCAGCCTGCCTTTCTGGATCCTGTTGTCTATAATTGGATGGTTACAGCATGGGCCACCTACAGGTGAGCAGACCGTGCAGACTTTTCTGGTCGCGCTATTCTCGGGAGTAATCGCTACCGTACTCTTTTTCGGAGCTACTGACCGGGTGCGTAACCATCCAGCCCGTCTCGCGGCAGTTGAAGCGACTCAATCGCTGGAGGTAGTTTTTACCCTGCTGGGCGAATGGATGCTGCTGGGGGTTATACTCACTTCAATAGGGATGTGGGTCGGAATGATTCTGGTCATTGGCGGCATGATCGTGAATGCCTGGCTGTCGGCACGTTCAAATTAA
- a CDS encoding MerR family transcriptional regulator, translating to MNTDLNTKDQLSIGEVAERSGLSVHSLRFYEREGLLLSTRIARDSGGRRRYSESDVEWLYICTRLRASGMPIAQIRRFAELVRSGPGNEHERLEILKEHQQRVISQMEHLDDCLKVITFKTNVYEQHLKRNEPEQTWENQHLDTFAKSDLT from the coding sequence ATGAATACCGATTTGAATACCAAAGATCAACTCAGTATTGGCGAAGTAGCAGAACGTTCGGGTCTGAGTGTACATTCCCTGCGATTTTATGAACGAGAAGGATTATTATTGTCGACACGTATCGCACGAGATAGTGGAGGACGACGACGCTATAGTGAATCGGATGTGGAATGGCTGTATATTTGCACACGATTGCGTGCTTCGGGTATGCCGATTGCCCAGATTCGCCGTTTTGCCGAATTGGTACGCAGCGGTCCAGGTAACGAGCATGAGCGCCTGGAGATCTTGAAGGAACATCAGCAGCGGGTAATTAGCCAAATGGAACATCTGGATGACTGCCTGAAGGTTATTACATTCAAAACCAACGTGTATGAACAGCATCTTAAACGAAATGAGCCGGAACAGACGTGGGAAAATCAGCATTTGGATACATTTGCAAAATCGGACTTGACCTAG
- a CDS encoding amino acid permease produces MSNPKDNTSLFRRKPVAARDSQLKPILGALDLTTLGIGAIIGTGIFVLTGVAAANYAGPGLVLSFLLAGIVCAFAALCYSEFASSVPASGSAYTYSYTTFGEIIAWILGWDLILEYGFASAAVASGWSGYFQSLLSGIGIHLPQALTSAFNPANGTYFDVTASVITLIIAFLLTRGVKEATRANGVMVAIKLVVVLIFIGIGVFYVQPDNWTPFLPFGWGGVAAGAATVFFAYIGFDAVSTAAEEVKRPQRDLPIGIITSLAVCTVLYIIVSLILTGIVPYKMLDVSDPVAFALEFVHLNGMAWIISLGAITGITTVLLVMMYGQSRLLYAMSRDGLLSPVFSKVSGKSQTPAVGTWIASIIIAFFAGFIPLGRLAELTNIGTLFAFAVVSIGVIVLRRTQPDLKRGFRVPFVPLIPILSAIGCVYLMLQLQGLTWIVFFGWLLVGLVIYFLYGKNRSLLSPNRRSK; encoded by the coding sequence ATGAGCAATCCTAAAGATAATACTTCATTATTCAGACGCAAACCTGTTGCAGCAAGAGATAGTCAATTGAAGCCCATACTCGGAGCTCTCGATCTGACCACTCTCGGAATCGGTGCCATTATTGGTACAGGGATCTTCGTACTTACCGGGGTGGCAGCTGCCAACTATGCCGGACCAGGATTGGTGCTGTCTTTCCTGCTGGCAGGTATTGTGTGTGCGTTTGCAGCGCTTTGTTACTCGGAATTCGCTTCTTCCGTGCCTGCATCCGGTAGTGCATATACGTATAGCTATACAACATTTGGTGAAATTATCGCCTGGATTCTCGGATGGGATTTGATTCTGGAATACGGATTTGCCAGTGCGGCTGTTGCCAGCGGATGGTCCGGATATTTCCAGAGCCTGCTGTCCGGAATCGGCATTCATTTGCCGCAGGCGTTAACCAGTGCCTTTAATCCGGCTAATGGAACCTATTTTGATGTTACAGCTTCGGTCATTACGCTGATTATCGCTTTCCTGCTTACACGCGGGGTCAAAGAAGCGACACGCGCGAATGGAGTGATGGTCGCGATCAAACTGGTGGTCGTTCTGATCTTTATCGGTATCGGTGTATTCTATGTACAGCCGGACAACTGGACACCGTTCCTGCCATTTGGCTGGGGAGGAGTAGCTGCCGGTGCAGCAACTGTATTCTTTGCCTATATCGGATTTGACGCAGTATCAACAGCTGCCGAAGAAGTAAAACGTCCGCAGCGTGACCTGCCGATCGGTATTATTACTTCGCTTGCTGTATGTACCGTATTGTACATTATTGTTTCCCTGATCCTGACAGGTATCGTACCTTACAAAATGCTTGATGTCAGCGATCCGGTAGCCTTTGCTCTGGAATTTGTACATCTGAATGGTATGGCCTGGATCATCTCTCTGGGTGCAATTACAGGTATCACTACCGTACTGCTGGTTATGATGTATGGACAAAGCCGTCTGCTGTACGCGATGTCCCGTGACGGCTTGCTGTCACCGGTCTTCTCCAAAGTTAGCGGCAAAAGCCAGACACCTGCTGTAGGTACATGGATTGCCAGTATTATTATCGCTTTCTTCGCCGGTTTTATTCCGCTGGGCAGACTGGCAGAACTGACCAATATCGGTACACTGTTTGCTTTTGCTGTAGTAAGTATTGGTGTTATTGTACTGCGTCGTACCCAGCCCGATCTGAAAAGAGGATTCCGTGTACCATTCGTACCACTGATCCCGATCCTGAGCGCTATAGGCTGTGTGTATCTGATGCTGCAACTGCAGGGTCTGACATGGATTGTATTTTTCGGATGGTTGTTGGTCGGCCTTGTTATTTACTTCCTGTATGGTAAAAACCGTAGTCTGTTAAGTCCTAACCGCCGCTCCAAATAA
- a CDS encoding SDR family NAD(P)-dependent oxidoreductase, which produces MKYTSSTVIVTGAAQGIGRAVAEGYAAEGATVFLSDVKEAEGAAAAASIREQGGQAHFLPCDVQSEEDVQALIQEVVKTTGKIDVLINNAGISRWKSPYELTLDEWDEVMNTNVRACFLISREAAKVMRDHDGGAIVNISSTRAHMSEPNSEAYAASKGGITALTHALAVSLGPDHIRVNAISPGWIENGDYAALKPEDHEQHPAQRVGKPDDIARACMFLTASDNSFITGAELVIDGGMTRKMIYIE; this is translated from the coding sequence ATGAAATATACATCCAGCACGGTTATTGTTACCGGAGCAGCCCAGGGAATTGGCAGGGCTGTGGCCGAAGGATATGCAGCGGAAGGAGCTACTGTCTTCCTCAGCGATGTCAAGGAAGCCGAAGGAGCAGCTGCAGCCGCTTCAATTCGCGAGCAGGGAGGACAGGCGCATTTCCTGCCCTGTGACGTGCAAAGCGAAGAAGACGTTCAGGCTCTGATTCAGGAAGTAGTAAAGACTACCGGAAAAATAGACGTACTGATTAACAATGCCGGCATCAGCCGCTGGAAGTCTCCTTATGAACTGACGCTGGACGAATGGGACGAAGTCATGAATACGAATGTGAGAGCATGTTTTTTGATATCAAGAGAAGCAGCCAAAGTCATGCGTGATCATGACGGAGGAGCTATTGTGAATATTTCCTCTACAAGGGCGCATATGTCGGAACCTAATTCCGAGGCCTATGCCGCTTCCAAAGGCGGAATCACAGCACTGACTCATGCGCTGGCAGTATCACTGGGGCCGGACCATATCCGGGTCAACGCGATTAGTCCTGGTTGGATCGAGAATGGCGATTATGCAGCGCTCAAGCCAGAAGACCATGAACAACATCCTGCTCAACGGGTCGGCAAGCCCGATGATATCGCCAGAGCATGTATGTTCCTGACAGCCAGTGATAACTCCTTTATTACCGGTGCCGAGCTGGTGATCGATGGAGGGATGACACGGAAAATGATTTATATCGAGTAG
- a CDS encoding SDR family NAD(P)-dependent oxidoreductase: MQSYTRTPQHKLDSGFGHDSTASEVLQSIDLKGKLALVTGGYSGLGLETTRALVNAGASVIVPARRPEVAREALAGLANVEVDELDLSDLDSVRAFAGRFMESGRSIDLAILNAGVMACPETRVGPGWELQFATNHLGHFTLINLIWPALTAGNGARVVATSSTGHHISPIRWDNLNFEGNYEKFEAYGQSKTANSLFAVELDRRGIEQGVRAFAVHPGGILTPLQRHMPKEEMIALNWISEDGKTVNPAFKNPEQGAATQVWAATSPQLEGKGGVYCEDCDIAEMFVPDGPRAGVKEYAIDPEQAKRLWDLSVQLTGADLSQN, from the coding sequence ATGCAATCTTATACCAGAACACCGCAGCACAAGCTTGACTCTGGATTTGGACATGACAGTACGGCCAGCGAGGTATTACAGAGCATAGATCTGAAGGGTAAACTTGCTCTCGTAACGGGAGGCTATTCCGGTCTTGGACTGGAGACGACCCGTGCACTAGTCAATGCTGGTGCTTCCGTGATCGTACCGGCCCGTCGCCCGGAGGTGGCTCGTGAGGCACTTGCCGGTTTGGCCAATGTGGAGGTAGACGAGCTGGATTTGTCCGATTTGGACAGTGTACGTGCATTTGCCGGACGTTTTATGGAGAGTGGACGCAGTATTGATCTAGCGATTCTGAACGCAGGCGTTATGGCCTGTCCGGAGACACGGGTAGGCCCGGGTTGGGAATTACAGTTTGCGACCAATCATCTGGGTCACTTTACACTGATTAATCTTATCTGGCCTGCACTGACCGCAGGAAATGGAGCGCGAGTGGTAGCCACTTCTTCTACAGGACATCATATCTCGCCAATTCGCTGGGACAACCTGAACTTTGAAGGCAATTACGAGAAGTTTGAAGCATATGGACAATCCAAAACAGCCAACTCGCTGTTTGCTGTAGAGCTGGATCGCCGGGGTATCGAACAGGGAGTACGTGCTTTTGCCGTACATCCGGGTGGTATTCTGACACCACTACAGCGACATATGCCCAAGGAAGAAATGATCGCACTGAACTGGATCAGTGAAGACGGTAAAACCGTAAATCCAGCTTTTAAAAATCCGGAGCAAGGAGCAGCCACCCAGGTATGGGCAGCCACTTCTCCACAGCTGGAAGGCAAAGGCGGCGTCTACTGTGAGGATTGCGATATTGCAGAGATGTTCGTACCGGATGGCCCTCGTGCCGGCGTCAAAGAGTATGCTATCGATCCCGAGCAGGCCAAGCGTCTATGGGATTTGTCGGTACAATTGACCGGAGCAGACCTGTCGCAGAATTGA
- a CDS encoding tyrosine-type recombinase/integrase, whose protein sequence is MNKRRNTLPDDRNEYEESWDEDTAGLYAEELEAFLDWMKDAGYTGYTRKAYLGDVHEFLESHSVRGKPLDEIKKRHVLSYLSGARSRGVSDSTRNRKHAAVSCFFKALMELEMADANPAAGIKKAKTEQNKEPVYLDESRLTAFLQSVEGKYRTRNLTVFLLMAYMGLRVGEVHLLNVQDYNEERGTLQVFGKGRKWRTLPVPSAVAEFLSLAIRERLTPWRDGENALFISQKGTRLSIRNIQQIAADTFDKFQEDVEPGQRLPYSSHKLRHSFATMLLRQGTDLRTVQELLGHSSIQTTIIYTHVSSREKQEAISRLDIQLPLPHDQEETD, encoded by the coding sequence ATGAATAAACGAAGAAATACCTTGCCCGATGATCGGAATGAATATGAAGAATCATGGGATGAAGATACAGCTGGTCTCTATGCCGAAGAGCTGGAGGCTTTTCTTGATTGGATGAAAGATGCCGGATACACCGGTTATACCCGCAAAGCATATCTCGGAGATGTGCATGAGTTTCTCGAATCCCATTCGGTACGTGGCAAGCCTCTGGACGAGATCAAAAAGCGGCATGTATTGTCTTACCTGAGTGGAGCGCGTTCCCGGGGAGTCAGCGACTCGACGCGTAATCGCAAACATGCAGCAGTAAGCTGCTTTTTCAAAGCCCTTATGGAACTAGAGATGGCAGACGCCAATCCTGCTGCCGGTATCAAAAAGGCCAAAACCGAACAGAACAAGGAACCTGTCTATCTGGACGAATCCCGGCTGACCGCCTTTTTGCAGTCGGTCGAAGGCAAATACCGCACCCGAAATCTGACAGTCTTTCTGCTGATGGCGTATATGGGACTACGTGTTGGCGAAGTGCATCTGCTGAATGTGCAGGATTATAATGAAGAACGCGGTACATTGCAGGTGTTTGGTAAAGGAAGAAAATGGCGTACACTGCCCGTTCCGTCTGCGGTAGCTGAATTTCTGAGTTTGGCGATTCGAGAAAGGCTAACTCCATGGCGGGATGGAGAAAATGCGCTGTTTATCTCGCAAAAAGGAACCCGGCTGTCGATCCGGAATATCCAGCAGATCGCTGCGGACACCTTTGACAAATTTCAGGAAGATGTAGAGCCGGGACAGCGACTGCCCTATTCGAGCCATAAGCTTAGGCACTCCTTTGCGACTATGCTGCTGAGACAGGGAACCGATCTGCGCACGGTTCAGGAGCTGCTCGGTCACTCTTCGATCCAGACGACCATTATTTATACTCACGTCAGCAGTCGGGAAAAGCAGGAAGCTATCTCAAGGCTGGATATCCAGCTGCCTCTTCCGCATGATCAGGAGGAGACGGATTAA